In Mustelus asterias unplaced genomic scaffold, sMusAst1.hap1.1 HAP1_SCAFFOLD_192, whole genome shotgun sequence, a single genomic region encodes these proteins:
- the LOC144485376 gene encoding putative G-protein coupled receptor 139 — protein MTMYTCGSKIDLWPQFNTTRMHERISGVVYAIYYPILAAIGVPVNLMAIVILSRGRCGLSKCITRYLVSMAVTDLLVVVTAVIFNRIIGIYFPVSFMSLTPACTLSTVIIYAATESSVWLTVVFTFDRYVAICCQTLQANYCTEKTAAVVIGMVCLLSCLKSIPWYFMYEPLYIMNNVPWFCNIKSAFYTSFSWTAYDWFARILNPILPFLLILLFNALTVRHILAASRSRRRLRAHSSADNQIDPEMKNRKKSVVLLFAISGSFILLWMTYVVDFLYVKITNEAYFGGSNFNDPKFIRQESGNMLQLLSCCTNTCIYAVTQRKFRGELKHAAKYIGSLVVSIVK, from the exons AATGCACGAGCGAATATCTGGTGTAGTTTATGCCATTTACTATCCAATTcttgctgccattggagttccag TTAACTTGATGGCGATTGTGATCCTCTCCCGAGGaaggtgtggtctctccaaatgcatcactCGATATCTGGTTTCCATGGCAGTGACGGATCTCCTTGTCGTTGTCACCGCTGTGATATTCAACCGGATTATTGGCATTTATTTTCCAGTAAGTTTTATGTCGTTGACTCCAGCCTGTACTCTGAGTACTGTGATAATCTATGCAGCCACGGAGAGTTCTGTCTGGTTAACCGTCGTTTTCACCTTTGATCGTTATGTAGCAATTTGCTGCCAGACACTACAAGCAAACTATTGCACCGAGAAAACAGCAGCTGTGGTGATTGGAATGGTCTGTTTGCTGAGTTGTTTAAAAAGCATTCCCTGGTATTTTATGTATGAACCGCTCTATATAATGAACAATGTGCCATGGTTTTGTAATATAAAGTCAGCTTTCTACACTTCCTTCTCATGGACAGCCTATGATTGGTTTGCACGTATATTAAATCCCATTCTGCCATTCCTTCTGATTTTGTTGTTTAATGCACTGACCGTCAGACACATCCTGGCGGCCAGTAGATCCCGCCgtcgactccgggctcacagcagtgcagATAATCAGAttgatccagaaatgaagaacAGGAAGAAATCTGTTGTTTTACTCTTCGCCATCTCGGGAAGTTTCATTCTGTTGTGGATGACATACGTTGTGGATTTCCTCTATGTGAAAATTACAAATGAAGCATATTTCGGAGGATCCAATTTCAATGACCCAAAATTCATTCGCCAAGAAAGTGGAAACATGCTGCAGCTGCTGAGCTGTTGCACTAACACGTGTATTTATGCAGTGACGCAGAGGAAATTCCGAGGAGAATTGAAACATGCAGCAAAATATATTGGCAGTCTCGTTGTAAGCATAGTAAAGTAG